The sequence AGCCGTCCGGCCTGCAGTTGACGCTGGACGGACAGCCGCTCCAGGCGCCCGCGCAGGTGGTGGGCGTGGTGGGCATGCTCCGCTCGCTGGGCGTCGTGTCGCCGCAGGTGAAGGACGGAGTGACGTATGTCTTTTCCGCCTGGAGCGACGGCCCCCCCGCGACGCACGACATCCACACGCCAGCCACGGACACGCGGTACACCGCCAACTTCACCGCCTCCGCCTCCAGCGCGGGCCTGCGCGCCGAGTACTTCGGCACGGAGGACCTCACCGGCGCGAAGGTGGAGCGCGTGGACGGCACGGTGGACTTCCGCTGGAACAACGGCGCCCCCATGGCCTCCCTGGGCCCGGACGGCTTCTCCGTCCGGTGGACCGGCAGCGTGGTGCCCCAGTACTCGGAAACCTACACGTTCTACACGCAGAGCAACGACGGCGTCCGGCTGTGGGTCAACGGCCAGCTCCTCATCGACAACTGGACGCGCCACGACACGACGGAGAACAGCGGCACCATCTCCCTCCAGGCCGGCCGCGCCTACTCCCTGCGGATGGAGTTCTTCGAGCACACCGGCGTCGCCACCGCCCGCCTCTTCTGGTCCAGCGCCCACCGCTCCAAGCAGCTCATCCCCGCGGACCGGCTGAGGACCTCCAGCTCCGCCGCCACCCCCTGAGTCGTCCCCGCCACCCCACCCTCCAGGCAGGCTCCGCGCACGATTCCCTACCTGAATCGGGGTTCAAATTCAGCCCATCCCAGGAAGTCGGGGAGTCTGGTAACAGACCGACGGGGTCCGGGCTTTCGCGTCCGTCCGGCTGGGGGTGTAGATTCGTGCACCTTCCAATGAGTGGGAACACGCTGCCGCTCGCGCCGGATGCGCGCTCGCTGGGCAAGTACGAGGTGCTCTGCCGCCTGTCGACAGGCGGGATGGCGGAGATTTTCCTCGCGTCCCAGCGGGGGCTCGCGGGTTTCCGCAAGCTGGTGGTGCTGAAGCAGATTCTGCCGGACATCCGAGGCGAGGAGGAGTTCGTCCGGATGTTCCTGGACGAGGCCAAGGTGACGGCCGCGTTCAACCATCCGCACATCGCGCAGGTCTACGACCTGGACATCGCCGACGGCGAGCTGTTCCTGTCCATGGAGTTCGTGCCCGGCGCCACGCTGGTGGAGGTGGCTCGCGCGTGCCGGCAGGCCAATCACCCCATCCCCATGGGCTTCAGCCTGATGTCGGTGCGCGACACGGCCGTGGCGCTGCACTACGCGCACACCTTCACGGACCCGCTGGGTCGTCCCTCCCCCGTCATCCACCGTGACGTGGCGGAGAAGAACATCATGGTGACGTACGAGGGCGTCACCAAGCTACTCGACTTCGGCATCGCCAAGAGCCTGGCCCGCGCCAGCCGCACCGCCGTGGGCATGGTGAAGGGCACCAGCGGCTACATGTCCCCGGAGCAGATCATGGGCGAGCCGCTGGATGCTCGCAGTGACTTGTTCAGCCTGGGCGTGGTGCTGCACGAGTGCCTCACCGGCATGCGGTTGTTCTACGCGAAGCAGGCCGAGGCGATGATGAACGCGGTGCTGAAGTGCGAGGTGACGCCGCCTTCACGCACCAACAAGCAGGTGCCTCCGGAGCTGGACGCCATCGTCATGCGCGCGCTGGCGAAGAAGCGCGAGGACCGCTACGCCACCACGCTGGAGTTCGCCCGCGCCCTGGAGCGCGCGGTGGGCCCGCACATCTGGCACCCGGAGCAGAGCAGCGAGCTGATGCGCCGCCTCTTCGCGGACCGGCGCGAGCAGACGCGGCAGTTGCTCATGAGCGGGCAGGCCATCAACGCCGACGCGACGGGGGAGCTCAACCTCGCGAAGGTGCTGGCCATGGGCTCGGACACCGCGGAGACGCCCCCCATGGCGCCCGCTCCGACGCCGCAGCGTCCCTCGGTGGCGTCGCCTCCGGTGAAGGGCGGGGCGCAGGCGCGGGCCGTGACTCCGGCCGCGGGGACTCCCGCGGTGAAGCGGCCCACGGTGTCCACGCCCACGCTGCCTCCGCCTCCCGCCGAGGTGGGCACGGTGCGGAAGTCCTCGTCCCAGGCGGCGCAGAAGCGCGCGGCCGCGCGCACCATGTCCGGTGAGGTGTCGAGAGCACCGACGCCTCCGCCCGAGGCGGCGCAAGAGCACTCGGTGGCGCGGACGCAGCCGGGGCGGCCCGCGCTGCCTCCGGAGCACACGGTCCGCGCGCAGCAGGCCCCCTCGCCGCCCGAGGAGAACACGTCCCGGATGGCCTCCCGGGGTGCCTCGCCTGAGCCCGCGACGCTCCAGGAGGACGCGCCTCGCGTCGAGCCCCGCCGTGGGCCTCGCACGATGGAGGGGATGCGCGCGGTACCTCCGGCGGAGGAGCCCCGCGCGGATGCACGACCGCGCACCGGGCGTGCCACGCTGGACAACCTGCGCATCACTCCCGCGCTGGCGCCTCCCACTCCCGAGCGTGATGCACAGACCGCGATGGTCCGTCCGCCCGGGGGCGCCCTGGAGCGCGATGCGATGACCGCGATGGTGCGGCCTCCCGCGCCGCCCATGGAGCGGGATGCGCAGACGGCGATGGTCCGCCCGCCCGCGCCACCCATGGAGCGCGACCTGCAGACGGCGATGGTGCGTCCGCCCGCGCTGCCCATGGAGCGCGACCTCCAGACGGCGATGATGCGCGCGCCCACGCCGCCGCCATCCGAGCGCGAGGTGCAGACGAGCTCCCGTCCGCCACCGCCTCCCTCCGAGCGTGAGGGCCCGAGCGCGGGAGCACGCTCGAGCGCACAGGCCGAGCGCGAGGTGCAGACGAACTCCCGTCCGCCTCCGCCTCCCTCGGAGCGCGAAGCCCAGTCGCCGTCCCGCTCGGTACCGCCGTACGCGGAGCGCGAGCCTCAGTCGCCATCCCGCTCGGTGCCGCCGTACTCCGAGCGCGAGGCCCAGGCGTCGTCCCGCTCACCCTACGCCGAGCGCGACGCGCAGGCGGGCTCCCGCGCGCCCTCGCAGTACGCGAACCGGGAAGTACCGCCCTCCCGCACGCCCACGCCTTCGTCCGAGCGCGAGGCGCAGCCCGCCCGTCCTCCTCCGCCACCTCCGCCGGAGCGCGAGGCGCAGCCCGCGATGGCGGCGCGTCCCGTCTATGGGGCCGACCACGAGATTCCGACCGCGATGGTCCGCCCCCTTCCCGCCTTCGACCGCTCCTCTGAGGTGAAGTCGTCGGGCCGTGGCCACGTGCTGCCCGCGGAGCGCCCGGAAGAGACCGTCTCCATCACGCCCACGCACACGCCTCGCCGCATCAAGACGGGCCGTCGCCAGCAGCCGCCCCCGCCTCCCGTCTTCCCCGAGCCGCAGGCCCGCACGGAGCCCGTCCGCGCGCTCGCCAACGGCGAGGACGCCTTCCCTGGAGACGTCGAGGGCGCGGCGTTCGATGACGACTCGCACGTGAGCACCCAGGCCGGCATCCGCATCCCTCACGGCGAGCGGCGCGGCAGTGCCTGGATTGTCATTGTCGCGGTGCTGGTGCTCCTCGGCGGTGGCGCCGTGGCCGTCATCCTCGGACTGGACGGCGGACGCTTCTCCAACTGGGTGAAGCCCATCATCGGCATGACGCCGAAGGGCACGCAGACGCCTCCGGCCACGGCCCAGGACAACGCACCCACCCCTCCGAAGCCGGCCACGGCCGTCGCCACCAACACGCAGACGCCTCCCGCCGGGCCGACGCCTCCGGTGGACCCCGTGACTGCCGTCGACACGGCCACCACCCAACCCGGCACCGACACCCAGGCGAAGGAACCCCAGGCAGTCCCCGCGGAACCCCCGCCCACGGTGGCGCAAGGCGATGCCGCTCCTCCGTCCGAGGAGCCCCCCGCCGCGACGACGAAGAAGCCGGGCAAGCCCGCCAAGCGCCCCCGCGACACCACGGCCCGCAAGCCTGATTCCCGCGAAGCGACTCCGAACACGGGCACCAACCCCGAGCCCGCCGCCACCTCGGAGACCGCCCAGGCCGCCGAGCCCGGCTTCCTCACCCTGGTCACCGAGCCCTACGCCAAGGTCTTCCTCGGCAGCCGTGAGCTCGGGGACACGCCGCTCTTCAAGGTGTCGCTGCCCTCCGGCAAGCAGGTCCTCAAGCTGGTGGACGGCGGGGGCAAGGCGATGAAGCTCCCGGTGGACATCAAGCCGGGGGAGACCACCGCCGTGCGCATCCCCCTGGAGATGCTGTCCCGGCAGTAGCCCACGCAATCGGCTGCACGGGTCATGCGTACCCTGGGCATGACGGGGCCTGTCGTGGACTCGGGCCCCCGCTTGCGCTGGAGCGTCCCCCATGAAGACCGCCCGCATTCCGTTCCTCGTCTCCTTCCTCGCGCTCTCCGCCTGTGCCCATGCCGAGGCCCAGGAGACCCAGAAGAGCGACACCTCCGCCCAGAAGGGCGAGCCCCGTGACGTCCCCGACTTCGACAAGGTGGCCGTCAGCAACGGCATCCAGGCCGAGGTGAAGGTCGGTCCCAAGTCCGTCCGCCTCGAGGGCCCGTCGGACCTGCTCTCCCGCGTGAGGCTCAAGGTGGAGCACGGGACGCTCGTCACGGAGGTGGAGCGCAAGGGCATCTTCGGCGGCTTCTCCGGCGGCAAGGTGCACCTCTACGTCTCCAACCCCCGCATCGAGGGCGTGAGCGCCAGCGGCGGCAGCCACGTGGACGCCGAGGCCACCGACACCGACGAGTTCTCCGCCGAGGCCAGCGGCGGCGCCGTCCTCTCCGTGCGCGGCGTGGACGCGCGCAAGGTGGAGGCCGAGGCCAGCGGCGGCTCGCGCGTGAAGCTCTCCGGCCGCGCGAAGGAGATGGACGCCGAGGCCAGCGGCGGCGCCGAGGTGCTCGCCCTCGACGTGAAGGGCATGAAGACGCTGGAGGCCGAGGCCAGCGGCGGCTCGCGCGTGGAGGCGGATGTCTCCCAGCGCGTCAGTGGTGACGCCTCGGGCGGCAGCACCATCCGCCTCATGTCCCGCCCCGAGCAGAGCGACGTGGACACCAGCGGCGGCTCGCGCGTCACCTACAAGGACTGACGCTCACGCATCCAGCCGCAACTCCGCGTCCTGGATGCGCGCGCCCTTCCGCTCGAACACCTCCACGCGCAGCACCGGCTCCCTCCAGGTGAGCCGGGTGAAGTTGCTGACCTGCACGTAGCCGCCGTGCCGCGTGACGACGTAGTCCGACTGTCCGTCGAGGATGCCGGCCTGCTCGTACATGAACTCCGGCGCGACGAAGGCCGGCGCGGCGAAGGCCGAGGAGATGACGGAGTAGAGGCGGAAGTCCGGCCGCGAGGTGCTGCGCAGCTCGCTCCACAGCGACGCGTGGATGTCTCCGGAGAGGAACACCACGCGCCGCACGTCGTTGTCGCGGATGAAGTCCAGCAGGTGCTGGCGCTGGAGCAGGAAGCCGGCCCACTTGTCCTTGCGCTCCGCCTCCATCAGGCCCGCCAGCCTCACGTCCGGGAAGAGCGGCACCGAGGACACCACGAACTTCAGCCCGCCCGCGTCCTGCATCAGCCACTGCTTCAGCGCCTCCATCTGCGGCGGGCCGATGATTTGCGGCGGCCTCGCCAGGTGGTAGCGCTCCGTGCGCGTGTCCAGCACGAAGAAGCGCGCGGGCCCCACCTGGAAGTCGTACCAGTAGCGCGTCAGCGTGTTGGTGAGGCCCGGCACGTCGCGCCGCTCCAGCGCGGGCCCGTGCACCACCTGATAGGCGCGGTATGCCTCCATGGCCGCGAGGAAGCGCACCCGGTTGTCCCAGCGCTTCTCGTCGCTCAGCTTCGGGTCCACCAGCTTGTCCATGGACCAGTTGTCCGCGATTTCGTGGTCGTCCAGCACCATGTACGTGGGCACCCGCGCCATCAACTTGCGCAGGTTGGGCTGCGTGAAGGCCTCGCGGTACGCGGCGCAGTACTCCTCGAAGGTGCGCGCGTCGCGCCGCACGTCGGCGTAAATCTGGTCCCCCACCATGAGCAGCAAATCGGTGGGCATGCCGGCCAACTGGTCGTAGACGGTGCCGAAGACGACGTCGCCCCGGTTGCCCAGGCCCACGACCTCGTCCTCGGACGGGCCCGGGCTGCGGCACGAGCCGAACACGAAGGACAGCTCCGGGCTGCCCGGCTGCCGGGCGGTACGGAAGGCTCCGGCCGAGGCCCCTTGCAAATCCAATCCCACCGCGGGCGCCAGCAGGTGCTGCTCCACGTCGGAGAAGAAGTAGCCCACGCGGTACGCGTGCACCTGTCCGGGAAGGAGGCCGGTGAGGTCGACGCTGCCGGTGAAGTCGTCCTCGGCGCGCAGCAGGACATAGGCGCCCTGCGAGGGCAGGGTGGAGCCCGGCATGAGGACCTGCGCCACGAGGTAGCAGTAGCGGCCGCCCGGCGGGCGTGAGGGCCCGCCCCGCCCCCACAGGCGCACCGATGTGTCAGTAGTGGCTCCGACGATGGGGCCCACCGTCACCGGGTAGACCGGAAACGCAATCGCCATGGAACGGCCTCCTGTGCCCTACCTGCCTGGCGTGATTCCGAAACAGCCCGCACCCCTCCGTCAATCGCTCTCCGAGGGGGGAGGCGGCCCGCGACGCGACCCGGCTTGCCCGGATTCGCCCGAAAAGGCTGGAATGCGCCGCCCTCACCCCCCTGGAGATGAACGCCCGATGACGGACCCGACGCCCGCTCCGCCCTCCTCCCCCTCCAGCACGCCCCGGCGCCGAGGAGGCCCTCGCTGGGCCATTGGCGGCCTGGTGGTGGCGCTCGCGGGCGCGGCCTTCATGGTGACGCAGGGCCGCTCCGGCTCGAAGTCGGAACACGAGCACGAGCACGAGGCGAAGGCCCCGAGGCCGGCGAAGGCCCAGGCCCCCATGCCCGTCCTGCTCGCCACGGACCGCGCCGCTCGGGCCGCCGCCACGGGTGACTCGGAGAAGGCTCGCACCGCGCTGGCCGAGGCGCTGAAGCTGGCCCCGGACCACGCACCCGCGCTGCTCGTCCAGGCGTGCCTCGCGCTGGAGGCGGGGAACGACGCGGAGGCCGGCGCCGCGCTCGAGAAGCTGGAGGACGCCGCGCCGGGCAGCAAGGAGGCCCAGCTCCTCCACCGCCTGCGCGAGCTGCGGCGCGCGCCGGGCACCTCCTGGCAGCAGGCCTTCCGCGAGGCATGGGTGTCCCTGGGCCGGCCCGACTTCGAGAAGAGCACCCTCTTGCCGGGCGCCACGCCCCTGCCGCCGGACCCGACCGTCGCCGAGGCGGAGAAGGCCACGTGGACGCGTGCTACCTCTGACGAGGTGAAGCTGCTGCTCGCGCTGGGCGCGCGCAGGCTGGACTCGGAGCAGGCCCTCTTCCTGCTGTCGCAAGTGCCGAAGCTGGAGGACCCCGCCCTCTACCTCGCGGTGATGGACGCCCTGCGCGGCAACGCGCTGCCCGAGTCCGCCTACGACGAGGCCCGCAAGGTGTTCCACCAGCAGCTGGTGAAGCTGGCGGCGGCGCACCCGCGCTCCATGCAGCTTCAGTTGCTGTTGCTGCTGGGTGACACGGAGCAGGGCTCGCCCATGAGCGCGGCGGAGGTGAACACGCTGGAGAAGGTGTCCGCGCTGCCGGTGTGGCGGGAGAACTCGTACGCGGAGCTGTACCAGCGCGCGCACCAGCTGCTGAGGGACGCGGGGGTGCCGGACGCCAGCGCCACGGCCGCGGCGGCGGTGGCGCGCAGCGTGGTGGACCGGGGCTCGTGGGTGCTGCGCACGCGCAACGTGGGCACGCGCGGCGAGCTGTCCCCCGAGGGCGTGAAGCGGCTGGGGCGCATCAGCCGGGACATCGGCGCGCGCATGGTGGAGCAGCCCACGCTGATGGAGCGCATGGCGGGCCTGCAGCTCGTCCGCGGCGGCACGCAGGACATGGGCGACGAGCTGGGCCGCAAGCTGGCGCTCTCCCAAATCGACGCGCTGGACGGCGCCGTCGCCGCGTTCCGCAAGACGCAGCTGTCGCGCTGGCCGCTGCACTCGCTCACGGAGGAGTTGCTGGAGCTGAACACGAAGGACGAGCCGGCGTACCTGCTGTCCTTCGTCGCGGGAGCACCGGCCGCGCAGGCGTCGGGCACACAGCCGTAGCTCGAGAGGGAGACGAGGACTCTCGGGCCCCGGGATACTTCATGCCCCCGGGGCCCGAGCAGGCCCCCCACGATGCAACGGAGCCGCCGCACGCCGGACCTCCAAGGTCGTCCGGGCAACCGCACTCCTTCCACGCGAGCGCCGGGACCATGGGGGTGCATCCCGTGCGGCCTCTGCGTGGGCACCGTGGAATACCACTACAGTGTCCAACACCTGCGCGGGCCGAAGCATATCGGCTGCGCCGTCGCTGTCCACCCGCAGGGTCGGTAACGCGAGGCGTGTCGTGACAGGCTGGATGCCTGGACCAACCCCCAGCCGATGCGGGTTCACCCCGGGTACGAGCAGCCACTTTGCACAAGAGCGTCCGGAGCTTTTTTCAGGCCGCCGCGCCGCGGGCTTGACGCATCGCATGGGGTGGCCCGCACCCGGTGGCGGGGCGGCCTTGCGTGGACGCCCTGCGCCCGGAGGCGGGCGGGTCCGCTGGCGCCACCGGCGCTGACGGCCCCCCGCCTGTCACCGAGCTGTTTCCGCAACCGCGTTGCAGGCGAATGCTACCGTCCGCCGCCGTCCGCGTTCATGGAGGTGCCATGGTGTCCCGGTTTCCTGCTGGCGAACGTCGTGTCCTGCTGGCGTTGCTCTTCACGCAGCTCTTCGCGGCGGGGAGTGCGCTGGCGCTTCCCAACGACGCCGCGGTGCCCATCCTCCTCTACCACTCCAGTCATGCCGGGTATCACCGCACTGACCCCGGAGACAGTCGTCAAGAGCAGTGCGGATACTCGTACGTGGCGACGACCGCGCTGCGCGAGGACCTGAATGAAATCTACGCCCAGGGCTTCACCGTGGTGCCGGTGCGCTGGATTGTGGAATGGGCCCTGGGCCAGCGAGATGGCAGCACCCTGCCGGACAAGGTCATCGGCATCACGATTGACGACGGCTACGACCTGGATTGGCGGTCGGAGTCACCCAACGTGCCCCGGTACCCGTCCTGGTGCCCCGAGACGACGAGCATCCAGGCGGAGCTGACGTCCTTCAAGCAGTCGCATCCAGGCCT comes from Pyxidicoccus parkwaysis and encodes:
- a CDS encoding serine/threonine-protein kinase, whose protein sequence is MSGNTLPLAPDARSLGKYEVLCRLSTGGMAEIFLASQRGLAGFRKLVVLKQILPDIRGEEEFVRMFLDEAKVTAAFNHPHIAQVYDLDIADGELFLSMEFVPGATLVEVARACRQANHPIPMGFSLMSVRDTAVALHYAHTFTDPLGRPSPVIHRDVAEKNIMVTYEGVTKLLDFGIAKSLARASRTAVGMVKGTSGYMSPEQIMGEPLDARSDLFSLGVVLHECLTGMRLFYAKQAEAMMNAVLKCEVTPPSRTNKQVPPELDAIVMRALAKKREDRYATTLEFARALERAVGPHIWHPEQSSELMRRLFADRREQTRQLLMSGQAINADATGELNLAKVLAMGSDTAETPPMAPAPTPQRPSVASPPVKGGAQARAVTPAAGTPAVKRPTVSTPTLPPPPAEVGTVRKSSSQAAQKRAAARTMSGEVSRAPTPPPEAAQEHSVARTQPGRPALPPEHTVRAQQAPSPPEENTSRMASRGASPEPATLQEDAPRVEPRRGPRTMEGMRAVPPAEEPRADARPRTGRATLDNLRITPALAPPTPERDAQTAMVRPPGGALERDAMTAMVRPPAPPMERDAQTAMVRPPAPPMERDLQTAMVRPPALPMERDLQTAMMRAPTPPPSEREVQTSSRPPPPPSEREGPSAGARSSAQAEREVQTNSRPPPPPSEREAQSPSRSVPPYAEREPQSPSRSVPPYSEREAQASSRSPYAERDAQAGSRAPSQYANREVPPSRTPTPSSEREAQPARPPPPPPPEREAQPAMAARPVYGADHEIPTAMVRPLPAFDRSSEVKSSGRGHVLPAERPEETVSITPTHTPRRIKTGRRQQPPPPPVFPEPQARTEPVRALANGEDAFPGDVEGAAFDDDSHVSTQAGIRIPHGERRGSAWIVIVAVLVLLGGGAVAVILGLDGGRFSNWVKPIIGMTPKGTQTPPATAQDNAPTPPKPATAVATNTQTPPAGPTPPVDPVTAVDTATTQPGTDTQAKEPQAVPAEPPPTVAQGDAAPPSEEPPAATTKKPGKPAKRPRDTTARKPDSREATPNTGTNPEPAATSETAQAAEPGFLTLVTEPYAKVFLGSRELGDTPLFKVSLPSGKQVLKLVDGGGKAMKLPVDIKPGETTAVRIPLEMLSRQ
- a CDS encoding head GIN domain-containing protein, producing MKTARIPFLVSFLALSACAHAEAQETQKSDTSAQKGEPRDVPDFDKVAVSNGIQAEVKVGPKSVRLEGPSDLLSRVRLKVEHGTLVTEVERKGIFGGFSGGKVHLYVSNPRIEGVSASGGSHVDAEATDTDEFSAEASGGAVLSVRGVDARKVEAEASGGSRVKLSGRAKEMDAEASGGAEVLALDVKGMKTLEAEASGGSRVEADVSQRVSGDASGGSTIRLMSRPEQSDVDTSGGSRVTYKD
- a CDS encoding alkaline phosphatase D family protein produces the protein MAIAFPVYPVTVGPIVGATTDTSVRLWGRGGPSRPPGGRYCYLVAQVLMPGSTLPSQGAYVLLRAEDDFTGSVDLTGLLPGQVHAYRVGYFFSDVEQHLLAPAVGLDLQGASAGAFRTARQPGSPELSFVFGSCRSPGPSEDEVVGLGNRGDVVFGTVYDQLAGMPTDLLLMVGDQIYADVRRDARTFEEYCAAYREAFTQPNLRKLMARVPTYMVLDDHEIADNWSMDKLVDPKLSDEKRWDNRVRFLAAMEAYRAYQVVHGPALERRDVPGLTNTLTRYWYDFQVGPARFFVLDTRTERYHLARPPQIIGPPQMEALKQWLMQDAGGLKFVVSSVPLFPDVRLAGLMEAERKDKWAGFLLQRQHLLDFIRDNDVRRVVFLSGDIHASLWSELRSTSRPDFRLYSVISSAFAAPAFVAPEFMYEQAGILDGQSDYVVTRHGGYVQVSNFTRLTWREPVLRVEVFERKGARIQDAELRLDA
- a CDS encoding tetratricopeptide repeat protein, coding for MTDPTPAPPSSPSSTPRRRGGPRWAIGGLVVALAGAAFMVTQGRSGSKSEHEHEHEAKAPRPAKAQAPMPVLLATDRAARAAATGDSEKARTALAEALKLAPDHAPALLVQACLALEAGNDAEAGAALEKLEDAAPGSKEAQLLHRLRELRRAPGTSWQQAFREAWVSLGRPDFEKSTLLPGATPLPPDPTVAEAEKATWTRATSDEVKLLLALGARRLDSEQALFLLSQVPKLEDPALYLAVMDALRGNALPESAYDEARKVFHQQLVKLAAAHPRSMQLQLLLLLGDTEQGSPMSAAEVNTLEKVSALPVWRENSYAELYQRAHQLLRDAGVPDASATAAAAVARSVVDRGSWVLRTRNVGTRGELSPEGVKRLGRISRDIGARMVEQPTLMERMAGLQLVRGGTQDMGDELGRKLALSQIDALDGAVAAFRKTQLSRWPLHSLTEELLELNTKDEPAYLLSFVAGAPAAQASGTQP